In Simplicispira sp. 125, one DNA window encodes the following:
- a CDS encoding IPTL-CTERM sorting domain-containing protein, with protein sequence MTYVLRGAMATRSVFLADRSRVWCKFLARIDTASYDEHRHTVNIWSYKLNSVACITSKILASCGLIVAFWTCGNSAQAAELIVNGGFETGTLSGWTTSGLTVAGGCGAGLNATDWTVSNTGTATNCSNPGAPPVGSFAAYNMFDAGAPTTYRLRQAVVLPNAITAATLAWRDSITDSHSGAPRVFSINVLNASGTVVLATLYTFNSTNTNTGWVSRSVNATAALAPLSGQSVILEFSAAIPAAWTGGAGMGLDAVSFDVTGSAAAPASIPTLSEWAVIGLSSLVALFGIARMRRRQV encoded by the coding sequence ATGACCTACGTTCTCCGGGGCGCTATGGCGACAAGGTCAGTTTTTCTTGCTGACCGGTCGCGGGTATGGTGTAAATTTCTTGCACGCATAGACACAGCTAGTTACGATGAACATCGACATACTGTCAATATTTGGAGCTATAAATTGAATTCAGTTGCGTGCATTACTTCAAAAATACTTGCCAGTTGTGGCTTGATCGTTGCATTTTGGACCTGCGGAAATTCTGCTCAAGCGGCTGAGTTAATTGTGAATGGAGGCTTTGAAACTGGCACGCTATCGGGGTGGACCACGTCAGGCCTGACAGTGGCAGGCGGATGTGGAGCCGGTCTCAACGCTACAGACTGGACGGTCTCCAACACAGGTACCGCAACGAATTGCAGTAACCCCGGTGCTCCCCCTGTTGGCAGCTTCGCCGCATACAACATGTTCGATGCAGGTGCACCGACTACCTATCGCCTCCGTCAAGCCGTTGTTTTGCCCAACGCTATTACGGCAGCGACGCTTGCTTGGCGCGACTCAATTACTGATAGCCATAGTGGTGCACCTCGGGTTTTCAGTATCAACGTATTGAATGCATCTGGAACCGTGGTCTTGGCCACTCTATACACCTTCAACTCTACGAATACCAATACAGGATGGGTTTCCCGATCAGTGAATGCTACGGCTGCATTGGCGCCGCTGTCGGGGCAGAGCGTCATCTTGGAGTTCTCCGCTGCAATTCCTGCAGCATGGACTGGTGGCGCTGGTATGGGGTTGGATGCTGTTTCTTTTGATGTGACAGGGTCTGCTGCTGCTCCTGCGAGCATCCCTACCCTATCTGAGTGGGCGGTGATCGGACTGTCCTCGCTTGTTGCGCTATTCGGCATTGCGAGGATGCGGCGGCGCCAGGTTTGA
- the serS gene encoding serine--tRNA ligase, with protein MLDILLLRKDLDTAIARLETRKKPQAFLDVFAFQALESERKTLQTRTEELQAQRNQLSKQIGMLMGKGDKDGAEAAKAQVAASKVELEQSAARLEQIQSELQALLLAVPNLPHESVPVGADEHGNVEVRRWGAPATFAFEAKDHVDVGAPLGLDFDMGVKLSGSRFTVMKGPLARLHRALSQFMLDVQTQEHGYIECYVPYAVNADSLKGTGQLPKFEGDLFAAKKGGQDGEPVPDNAALYLIPTSEVPLTNFVRDVVVPESELPIKLTAHTPCFRSEAGSYGRDTRGMIRQHQFDKVEMVQIVHPDQSYEALEEMTRHAEAVLQKLGLPYRVMSLCTGDMGFGAAKTYDLEVWLPGQNNYREISSISNCEAFQSRRLQARFKNAQGKNELVHTLNGSGLAVGRTLVAVLENYQRADGSVEVPAVLRPYMGGVSELAPT; from the coding sequence ATGCTTGACATTCTTCTCCTCCGCAAAGACCTCGATACCGCCATCGCGCGGCTGGAAACCCGCAAAAAGCCCCAGGCCTTCCTGGACGTCTTCGCATTCCAGGCCTTGGAGTCCGAGCGCAAGACGCTGCAGACCCGCACCGAAGAGCTGCAGGCCCAGCGCAACCAGCTGTCCAAACAGATTGGCATGCTCATGGGCAAGGGCGACAAGGACGGCGCCGAAGCTGCCAAGGCCCAGGTGGCGGCGTCCAAGGTGGAGCTGGAACAGTCCGCCGCGCGCCTGGAGCAGATCCAGTCCGAGCTGCAAGCCCTGCTTTTGGCCGTGCCCAATCTCCCGCACGAGAGCGTGCCGGTGGGCGCCGACGAGCACGGCAACGTGGAAGTGCGCCGCTGGGGCGCCCCCGCCACCTTTGCCTTCGAGGCCAAAGACCATGTCGATGTCGGTGCCCCGCTGGGCCTGGATTTCGATATGGGCGTCAAGCTCTCGGGCTCGCGTTTCACCGTGATGAAGGGCCCCCTGGCGCGCCTGCACCGCGCCTTGAGCCAGTTCATGCTCGACGTGCAGACCCAGGAGCATGGCTATATCGAGTGTTACGTGCCCTACGCTGTCAATGCCGATTCGCTCAAAGGCACAGGCCAGTTGCCCAAGTTCGAAGGCGACCTGTTTGCCGCCAAGAAGGGTGGCCAGGACGGCGAACCCGTGCCCGATAACGCAGCGCTCTACCTCATCCCCACCAGCGAAGTACCGCTCACCAACTTTGTGCGCGACGTGGTGGTGCCCGAATCCGAGCTGCCCATCAAGCTTACGGCCCACACGCCGTGCTTCCGCTCCGAAGCCGGCAGCTACGGCCGCGACACGCGCGGCATGATCCGCCAGCACCAATTCGACAAGGTCGAAATGGTGCAGATCGTGCACCCCGACCAGAGTTACGAAGCACTGGAAGAAATGACCCGCCACGCCGAAGCCGTGCTGCAAAAGCTGGGCCTGCCCTACCGCGTGATGAGCCTGTGCACCGGCGACATGGGCTTTGGCGCCGCCAAGACCTATGACCTCGAAGTGTGGCTGCCCGGCCAGAACAATTACCGCGAGATCAGCTCCATCAGCAACTGCGAAGCCTTTCAGTCCCGTCGCCTGCAGGCCCGCTTCAAGAATGCCCAGGGCAAAAACGAACTCGTACACACCCTCAATGGCTCGGGCTTGGCGGTGGGCCGCACGCTGGTGGCCGTGCTGGAAAACTATCAGCGTGCGGACGGAAGCGTCGAGGTTCCGGCCGTTCTCCGCCCATACATGGGCGGAGTGTCGGAGCTTGCTCCGACCTGA
- the ispH gene encoding 4-hydroxy-3-methylbut-2-enyl diphosphate reductase, with product MNTPQEILLAEPRGFCAGVDRAIEIVERALTKFGAPIYVRHEIVHNTYVVNDLKAKGAIFIEELSDVPPGATLIFSAHGVSKAVQEEAKARGFHIFDATCPLVTKVHVEVAKLAQEGYEFIMIGHKGHPEVEGTLGQLDGGIHLVEDVQDVARVQPAQTEKLAVVTQTTLSVDDAAEITAAVRARFPTVREPKQQDICYATQNRQDAVKLMSPQVDLVIVVGSPTSSNSNRLRELAQRMDTTSYMVDNADELRPEWFDGIARVGLTAGASAPEVLVKQVIERIKALGAVSVRKLSGIEETIKFPLPKGLKIDGAGPAGAEEGE from the coding sequence ATGAATACTCCCCAGGAAATTTTGCTGGCCGAACCGCGCGGTTTTTGCGCGGGGGTGGACCGGGCCATTGAAATCGTAGAGCGGGCACTGACCAAGTTTGGCGCGCCCATCTACGTGCGCCACGAGATCGTGCACAACACCTATGTGGTCAACGACCTCAAGGCCAAGGGCGCGATCTTTATCGAGGAGCTGTCGGACGTGCCGCCCGGCGCCACGTTGATCTTCAGCGCCCATGGTGTGAGCAAGGCCGTGCAAGAAGAGGCCAAGGCGCGCGGCTTTCACATCTTTGACGCCACCTGCCCGCTGGTGACCAAGGTGCATGTCGAGGTGGCCAAGCTGGCACAAGAGGGCTACGAATTCATCATGATCGGCCACAAGGGCCACCCCGAGGTCGAGGGCACGCTGGGCCAGCTCGACGGCGGCATCCACCTGGTGGAAGACGTGCAGGACGTGGCGCGTGTGCAGCCCGCACAGACGGAAAAACTTGCCGTGGTCACGCAAACCACGCTGAGCGTGGACGACGCTGCCGAAATCACCGCTGCCGTGCGCGCGCGCTTTCCCACGGTGCGCGAGCCCAAGCAGCAGGACATCTGCTATGCCACGCAGAACCGCCAGGACGCCGTCAAGCTCATGAGTCCGCAGGTCGACCTGGTCATTGTGGTGGGCAGCCCCACCAGCTCCAACAGCAACCGCCTGCGCGAACTGGCGCAGCGCATGGATACCACCAGCTACATGGTCGACAACGCAGACGAACTGCGCCCCGAGTGGTTTGACGGCATCGCCCGCGTGGGCCTGACGGCTGGCGCATCGGCCCCCGAGGTGCTGGTCAAGCAAGTGATCGAGCGCATCAAGGCGCTGGGTGCAGTGTCGGTGCGCAAGCTCAGCGGCATTGAAGAAACCATCAAGTTCCCATTGCCCAAGGGGCTCAAGATCGATGGTGCCGGGCCCGCGGGCGCGGAAGAAGGCGAATGA
- a CDS encoding FKBP-type peptidyl-prolyl cis-trans isomerase, producing the protein MATVQPGSFLTLHYRLAGPAGDVINTFADKPATLTLGNSELSPAMEQRLMGLAEGARATFELAQGEAFGERNPDMQQWVGRKLLDEMGDPDEQYHVGEVVEFATPDGMGTYAGVVVQVGNADSAQALLIDFNHPLAGQPVTFEVHVIGVL; encoded by the coding sequence ATGGCAACAGTTCAACCGGGTTCTTTCCTGACCCTGCATTACCGTCTGGCGGGTCCCGCCGGCGACGTCATCAACACCTTTGCCGACAAGCCGGCCACGCTCACGCTGGGCAACAGCGAGCTCTCGCCCGCCATGGAGCAGCGCCTGATGGGCTTGGCCGAGGGCGCACGCGCCACGTTCGAGCTGGCCCAGGGCGAGGCTTTTGGCGAGCGCAACCCTGACATGCAGCAGTGGGTGGGGCGCAAGCTGCTCGACGAAATGGGCGACCCCGATGAGCAGTACCACGTGGGCGAGGTGGTGGAATTTGCCACGCCCGACGGCATGGGCACCTACGCCGGGGTGGTGGTGCAGGTGGGCAATGCCGACAGTGCGCAGGCCCTGCTGATCGATTTCAACCACCCCCTGGCCGGGCAGCCTGTGACTTTTGAAGTGCACGTGATCGGCGTTTTGTGA
- the radC gene encoding DNA repair protein RadC yields the protein MPLKDLPLDAQPREKLLARGPAALSDAELLALLLRTGIAGKGVLQMAQELLDPPGTCPATGRTTGGFGGIAGLLHTSLADLARIKGLGPAKRAELVAVLELARRALAQQLREREAFDSPDAVKHYLQLHLAHKGHEVFAVLFLDSQHRLLALEELFRGTLTQTSVYPREVVLRALHHQAAAVVLAHNHPSGSVQPSRADEALTQTLKSTLALVDVRVLDHVIVAPGQALSMAEKGLV from the coding sequence ATGCCCCTGAAAGACCTTCCCCTCGACGCGCAGCCCCGCGAAAAGCTCCTGGCACGCGGCCCCGCCGCGCTGTCGGACGCCGAGCTGCTGGCCCTGCTGCTGCGCACCGGCATCGCGGGCAAGGGCGTGCTGCAGATGGCGCAGGAACTGCTGGACCCACCCGGCACCTGCCCCGCCACCGGGCGCACCACCGGCGGGTTTGGCGGCATCGCCGGGCTCTTGCATACCAGCCTGGCCGACCTCGCCCGCATCAAGGGCCTGGGCCCGGCCAAGCGCGCCGAACTGGTGGCCGTACTGGAACTGGCGCGCCGCGCCCTGGCCCAGCAGCTGCGCGAGCGCGAAGCCTTTGACTCGCCCGACGCCGTCAAGCACTACCTGCAGCTGCACCTGGCGCACAAGGGGCACGAGGTATTCGCCGTGCTGTTTCTGGACAGCCAGCACCGCCTGCTGGCCCTGGAAGAGTTGTTCCGGGGCACCCTCACGCAGACCAGCGTGTACCCGCGCGAGGTGGTTCTGCGCGCCCTGCACCACCAGGCCGCCGCCGTGGTGCTGGCACACAACCACCCCAGTGGCAGCGTGCAGCCCAGCCGCGCCGACGAGGCACTGACGCAAACCCTGAAAAGCACACTGGCGCTGGTGGATGTGCGCGTGCTCGACCACGTCATCGTGGCCCCGGGACAGGCGCTTTCCATGGCCGAGAAAGGGCTGGTGTGA
- a CDS encoding AAA family ATPase, which yields MSIYQINPSDNSGVTRNLNNYVAKQVVAQALGLNTKPSPMENEQTEADSTTPSQEAEPVLVSSTVAPALVSESEEASPPRQYAGEAQLMAAILDWQRNLRKELEADNLATEHLPAGSDSNYMAKLVVAQAVGLHPEPSTKEDEQTETAPSLEAEPLLTSSMAAPAPELEEAALRHASTPTLQLPVPTLPLPPGVTRWLPTHTSQDFRHLPRHVWLVRDVFHGGEIIILWGESQAGKTALLLDMVAAIASGSDWAGHPVTRTNVIYVALEGQIGVRTRVQALEHDRGVSHLEGIHYVFNPCNVASENDVNELALTALKHGAKFIVIDTLSASIAGMAEENSNTAMAGVIANVQRLTQMTGAAVLLVHHCGNDPRRGARGAYALHANPDVSIEVGRSGEDRYWRLDKGRDGVPASGWFKIEGVSFQQEHETEPLKSIVVRHVEDAEAPAALPSPKTKAQERADEALKAITLHLRIAGVGPDGEQSPGDATYEAINKVVAQAFKDKCDSGEEGYGSNHRAKNVREAIQSLIDAGLAIIDESDTATCPYCAETIKREATRCKHCGSDIPKVAA from the coding sequence ATGTCTATCTATCAAATCAACCCCTCTGACAACTCTGGGGTCACTCGCAACCTCAACAACTACGTGGCGAAACAGGTCGTGGCCCAAGCGCTGGGGCTCAATACCAAGCCGAGCCCTATGGAAAACGAGCAGACGGAAGCCGATAGCACTACACCCAGCCAGGAAGCTGAACCGGTGCTCGTGTCCTCGACGGTAGCTCCTGCACTCGTATCTGAATCCGAAGAAGCATCGCCCCCGCGCCAGTACGCCGGAGAAGCTCAACTCATGGCTGCCATCCTCGATTGGCAGCGCAATCTGCGCAAGGAGCTGGAGGCCGACAATCTGGCAACCGAGCACCTGCCTGCTGGCAGTGATAGCAACTACATGGCGAAGCTGGTCGTCGCCCAAGCTGTGGGGCTCCACCCCGAGCCGAGCACGAAGGAAGACGAGCAGACGGAAACCGCTCCCAGCCTGGAAGCTGAACCTCTGCTCACGTCCTCAATGGCGGCACCGGCGCCCGAACTGGAGGAAGCGGCTCTGCGCCATGCATCTACGCCTACGCTCCAATTGCCCGTACCCACGCTGCCGCTCCCGCCAGGGGTAACGCGCTGGTTGCCCACCCATACCTCGCAGGACTTCCGCCACCTGCCTCGGCATGTCTGGCTGGTGCGGGATGTGTTCCATGGGGGCGAGATCATCATCCTGTGGGGCGAGTCCCAGGCGGGCAAGACGGCGCTGCTGCTCGATATGGTGGCAGCAATTGCGAGTGGATCTGACTGGGCAGGGCATCCCGTGACCCGCACGAATGTGATCTATGTAGCTCTGGAAGGGCAGATCGGGGTGCGTACCCGCGTGCAAGCACTGGAGCACGACCGGGGCGTCAGCCACCTGGAAGGCATCCACTATGTCTTCAATCCCTGCAACGTCGCCAGCGAGAATGACGTCAACGAATTGGCGCTAACGGCGCTAAAGCACGGTGCCAAGTTCATCGTGATCGATACGCTGTCGGCGTCCATCGCCGGGATGGCGGAAGAGAACAGCAACACCGCCATGGCCGGGGTAATCGCTAACGTGCAGCGCCTGACCCAGATGACCGGGGCGGCGGTGCTGCTCGTGCACCATTGCGGCAATGACCCTCGGCGGGGAGCGCGCGGCGCGTATGCGCTGCACGCGAATCCGGACGTGTCCATCGAAGTGGGCCGCTCGGGCGAAGATCGCTACTGGCGTCTGGACAAGGGTCGGGACGGCGTACCGGCAAGCGGATGGTTCAAGATCGAAGGGGTCAGTTTCCAGCAAGAGCATGAAACGGAGCCCCTGAAATCCATCGTGGTGCGGCATGTCGAGGATGCAGAGGCTCCGGCTGCCCTGCCATCGCCCAAAACCAAGGCACAGGAGCGAGCCGATGAGGCGCTAAAGGCAATCACCTTGCATTTGCGCATCGCAGGCGTCGGCCCCGATGGCGAACAGTCTCCGGGGGATGCGACCTATGAAGCCATCAACAAGGTTGTCGCGCAAGCATTCAAGGACAAGTGCGACAGCGGGGAAGAAGGCTATGGCAGCAACCATCGCGCCAAGAATGTGCGCGAGGCGATCCAGTCCCTGATCGATGCCGGACTGGCGATCATCGACGAGTCCGACACGGCGACCTGCCCATACTGCGCGGAAACGATCAAGCGGGAGGCCACGCGCTGCAAACATTGCGGCTCGGATATCCCCAAGGTGGCAGCATGA
- a CDS encoding tripartite tricarboxylate transporter substrate-binding protein: protein MKRRKTLAAAFTALAWASTALAQVPPHLDALPMVLVVPQQSPYRSVDDLTAAARKKPDSIVVGSANPAASAKVQQMGVGAGVRWILVPYRSSGFALADLGAGQVHAAMVTLSAAEAQLGSGALRVLPVQTLEKQTDIPKDML from the coding sequence ATGAAAAGACGCAAAACACTTGCCGCCGCCTTCACGGCCCTGGCGTGGGCTTCCACCGCTCTCGCCCAGGTGCCGCCCCATCTTGACGCCTTGCCGATGGTTCTGGTGGTGCCGCAGCAGTCTCCGTACCGCTCCGTGGACGACCTTACTGCGGCGGCGCGCAAAAAGCCCGACAGCATCGTCGTGGGGTCGGCCAACCCGGCAGCCTCTGCCAAGGTCCAGCAGATGGGTGTGGGGGCCGGCGTGCGATGGATCCTGGTGCCGTACCGGAGCTCTGGTTTTGCCCTGGCCGACCTGGGCGCCGGGCAGGTGCATGCGGCCATGGTCACCCTTTCCGCAGCCGAGGCGCAACTGGGCTCAGGCGCATTGCGGGTTCTGCCCGTGCAGACGCTGGAAAAACAGACGGATATTCCGAAGGACATGCTATGA
- a CDS encoding threonine/serine dehydratase, with protein sequence MIDRAAITAARRQLATQPDFLRTTPLMRLSGQSLGVECGEIWLKLEHLQVGGSFKARGMLYRLLANPVPDSGVIIASGGNAGIAVAVAARALGVRCEVFVPEVSPEAKRARLRALGAEVVVMGAAYSEALEACVARQKRTGALQAHAYDQPEVVAGAGTLALEIEEQGARPPDSVLVSVGGGGLIGGVAAWFASRAHVVALEPERAPTLHAARAAGHPVDVEVGGVAADSLGARRIGALCWEISQRHVHDALLLPDEAIRAAQLWLWKEFKLAVEPAAALGLAALQTGAYKPQPQETVALILCGANFDPASLV encoded by the coding sequence ATGATCGACCGCGCCGCCATTACTGCCGCCCGCCGCCAACTGGCCACCCAGCCCGACTTCTTGCGCACCACACCGTTGATGCGTTTGTCTGGCCAATCGCTGGGCGTGGAGTGCGGTGAGATCTGGCTCAAGCTTGAACACCTGCAGGTGGGCGGCAGCTTCAAGGCGCGCGGCATGCTTTATCGCCTGCTGGCCAACCCCGTGCCCGACAGCGGCGTGATCATTGCCTCGGGCGGCAACGCAGGTATCGCCGTGGCAGTAGCCGCCCGCGCCTTGGGCGTGCGCTGCGAGGTCTTTGTGCCCGAAGTCTCGCCCGAGGCCAAACGTGCACGCCTGCGCGCCCTGGGCGCCGAGGTGGTCGTCATGGGCGCGGCGTATTCCGAAGCCTTGGAGGCCTGTGTGGCGCGCCAGAAGCGCACCGGGGCATTGCAGGCCCACGCCTACGACCAGCCCGAGGTGGTGGCAGGAGCAGGTACGCTGGCGCTGGAGATCGAAGAACAGGGCGCCCGCCCGCCGGACAGCGTGCTGGTCAGCGTGGGCGGTGGCGGCCTTATCGGCGGCGTGGCCGCCTGGTTTGCAAGCCGTGCCCACGTGGTGGCGCTGGAGCCCGAACGCGCGCCCACCCTGCACGCCGCGCGCGCCGCAGGTCACCCGGTAGATGTTGAAGTGGGCGGTGTGGCCGCCGATTCACTGGGCGCGCGCCGCATCGGTGCGCTGTGCTGGGAGATCAGCCAGCGCCATGTGCACGACGCGTTGTTGCTGCCCGACGAAGCCATCCGCGCCGCGCAGTTGTGGCTGTGGAAGGAATTCAAGCTGGCGGTCGAACCCGCTGCCGCCCTGGGCCTGGCCGCGCTGCAAACCGGTGCGTACAAGCCCCAGCCGCAAGAGACGGTGGCCCTGATTCTTTGCGGCGCCAACTTTGATCCGGCAAGCCTCGTCTGA
- a CDS encoding tetratricopeptide repeat protein, translated as MTPRFWLGRRQAAAWLVVASVGAQTLPAEAQSGPRRLEPVRPSAAAAAPAAAPPVAPANAAVRVGCEGEAANAAVYINGEFRGDCPLDVSVAAGAIELRVVKRVDERLERAYQQEFRMTANTARRFDVELGAPQTSRDFLRAQDVRWRQHLADLQTLKKRAEAGDGAAALQAAQGSRSLIQLHARMEGRDPAEIQSLARQAIALEDQAAAQGHLPAMVAVAQALEKGSAHRGRNPARALELYAKAAAGGNAAAMGGLAAMHANGWGTPRDDAVALGWLQKGAEREDGRSMFGLATFHRTGRAGLTPDPAAFEQWLGKAVAKGEPRAIVHSGQRLRDGNGVAQDQARAVQLFASVADAWPAARFLLGRAYLLGEGVPRDPVRALTELTQAADSQNPQALLLLGSMHQQGQGTAVNLPQSLAFFRRSAELGEPAAMTMLGNLHQTGLAGAARDPALALDWYRKAAALGDAAATKQLEHLARQ; from the coding sequence ATGACCCCGCGCTTTTGGTTGGGACGGCGCCAGGCGGCTGCCTGGCTGGTGGTGGCCAGTGTTGGCGCCCAGACCCTGCCAGCCGAAGCGCAGTCGGGACCGCGGCGGCTGGAACCTGTCCGGCCTTCCGCTGCGGCGGCGGCCCCTGCTGCAGCGCCGCCGGTCGCACCAGCCAATGCCGCCGTGCGTGTAGGCTGCGAAGGTGAGGCAGCCAACGCGGCGGTGTACATCAATGGGGAGTTTCGCGGCGACTGCCCTCTGGACGTGTCGGTGGCGGCGGGAGCCATCGAGCTGCGCGTGGTCAAGCGAGTGGACGAGCGGCTCGAACGCGCCTACCAGCAGGAATTTCGCATGACCGCCAACACCGCGCGGCGCTTTGACGTGGAATTGGGCGCGCCGCAGACCAGCCGCGACTTCCTGCGTGCACAAGATGTCCGCTGGCGCCAGCACCTGGCCGACTTGCAGACATTGAAGAAGCGCGCCGAGGCGGGCGACGGCGCGGCGGCCCTGCAAGCCGCGCAGGGCAGCCGCAGCCTGATCCAGCTGCATGCGCGGATGGAGGGGCGCGACCCAGCGGAAATCCAGTCGCTGGCGCGGCAGGCCATTGCGCTCGAAGACCAGGCGGCCGCGCAGGGCCACCTGCCCGCCATGGTTGCCGTGGCGCAGGCGCTGGAAAAAGGCTCTGCACACCGTGGGCGCAACCCCGCCCGCGCCCTTGAGCTGTACGCCAAGGCCGCGGCCGGTGGGAATGCCGCCGCCATGGGCGGCCTGGCTGCCATGCATGCCAATGGCTGGGGCACGCCGCGGGACGACGCGGTGGCACTCGGCTGGCTGCAAAAAGGCGCCGAACGGGAAGACGGCCGCAGCATGTTCGGCCTGGCCACGTTCCACCGCACCGGCCGCGCCGGGCTCACGCCCGATCCAGCAGCGTTCGAACAATGGCTGGGAAAAGCGGTTGCCAAGGGCGAGCCCCGCGCCATCGTGCACAGCGGGCAGCGCCTGCGCGACGGCAACGGCGTGGCGCAGGACCAGGCCCGCGCGGTGCAGCTGTTCGCGAGCGTGGCCGATGCATGGCCTGCCGCGCGCTTCCTGCTGGGTCGTGCCTATTTGTTAGGCGAGGGCGTGCCGCGCGATCCTGTGCGGGCCCTGACCGAATTGACCCAGGCCGCCGACAGCCAGAACCCGCAGGCCCTGCTGCTGCTGGGCAGCATGCACCAGCAAGGCCAGGGCACGGCTGTGAACCTGCCCCAGTCCCTGGCTTTCTTTCGCCGGTCGGCAGAGCTGGGTGAGCCTGCGGCCATGACCATGCTGGGCAACCTGCACCAGACGGGCCTGGCAGGCGCCGCCCGCGACCCGGCCTTGGCGCTGGACTGGTACCGCAAGGCGGCGGCTTTGGGCGATGCGGCAGCGACGAAGCAGCTGGAGCACCTCGCGCGCCAGTGA
- a CDS encoding Smr/MutS family protein — protein sequence MAQHLRREQERAAAQAKAEREAAARLQAERQLFSRSVGAVTPLRHPNLAAMALEPTPPLPVQHWLDEEQVLQESISDDFDVSTLLDTDDQLSFRRPGIGVEVTQRLRAGHWSIQRQLDLHGLRTDEAREALGQFIRYAHKSGLRCVRVVHGKGLGSPGRTPVLKGRVQRWLVQKREVLAFVQARPAEGGAGALVVLLVPAGPHRA from the coding sequence GTGGCACAACACTTGCGCCGGGAGCAAGAGCGTGCTGCCGCACAGGCCAAGGCAGAGCGCGAAGCTGCAGCCCGGCTGCAGGCCGAGCGCCAACTGTTCAGCCGCAGCGTGGGCGCCGTCACGCCGCTGCGCCACCCCAACCTCGCCGCCATGGCACTTGAACCCACGCCGCCGCTGCCAGTGCAGCACTGGCTGGACGAAGAACAGGTGCTGCAAGAGTCGATCAGCGACGACTTTGATGTCAGTACCCTGCTCGACACCGACGACCAGCTCAGTTTTCGCCGCCCCGGCATCGGGGTGGAAGTCACGCAGCGCCTGCGCGCCGGGCACTGGAGCATTCAACGCCAGCTCGACCTGCACGGCCTGCGCACCGACGAGGCGCGCGAGGCGCTGGGCCAGTTCATCCGTTATGCCCACAAGAGCGGCCTGCGCTGCGTGCGCGTGGTGCATGGCAAGGGATTGGGCTCGCCGGGTCGCACGCCTGTGCTCAAAGGCCGGGTACAGCGCTGGCTGGTGCAAAAACGCGAGGTGCTGGCCTTTGTGCAGGCGCGCCCGGCCGAGGGCGGCGCCGGTGCGCTGGTGGTGCTGCTGGTGCCTGCAGGGCCGCACCGCGCTTGA
- a CDS encoding CBS domain-containing protein, giving the protein MFFVFGPSGQMYRGGPENLSQISPVRRVQRPQALRTRGADVPPFSVQTPPPPPEQPAVGTSLRAQDAVTAYTQAEQGPALARQPLSHVRDVMTKGALTVQPDAVVNHAWQTLAEHGVSQAPVVSAQGRVVGLLLRADMAPLELLPEPGHIQAAIALARRTVSEVMVSPIPTVSPDTDLRRVASVLLDTGLPGLPVTDEYGSLVGFISRTDILRAVAADPPLDLWS; this is encoded by the coding sequence ATGTTCTTCGTTTTTGGCCCATCTGGACAGATGTACCGGGGTGGCCCTGAGAATTTGTCGCAGATTTCACCGGTGCGGCGCGTGCAGCGCCCCCAGGCTTTGCGCACCCGGGGTGCCGACGTGCCTCCCTTCTCGGTCCAAACCCCGCCGCCCCCGCCCGAACAGCCCGCCGTGGGCACCAGCCTGCGCGCCCAGGATGCGGTCACGGCTTATACACAGGCGGAGCAAGGCCCTGCGCTGGCCCGCCAGCCCCTGTCGCATGTGCGCGATGTGATGACCAAGGGCGCGCTGACCGTGCAGCCCGATGCAGTGGTCAACCATGCCTGGCAAACGCTGGCCGAGCACGGCGTGTCACAAGCCCCGGTGGTGAGCGCCCAGGGGCGCGTAGTGGGTTTGCTGCTGCGCGCCGACATGGCACCGCTTGAATTGTTGCCCGAGCCCGGCCACATCCAGGCGGCGATTGCACTGGCGCGGCGCACCGTGTCAGAGGTGATGGTGAGCCCGATACCCACCGTATCACCCGATACCGATCTGCGCCGTGTGGCCTCGGTGCTGCTGGACACGGGCCTGCCCGGTCTGCCCGTGACGGATGAATACGGCAGCCTGGTGGGATTTATCTCGCGCACCGACATTCTGCGTGCGGTGGCGGCCGACCCGCCCCTGGACCTGTGGAGCTGA